From one Paenibacillus sp. FSL K6-1330 genomic stretch:
- the rpmG gene encoding 50S ribosomal protein L33, which yields MRVTVTLACMETGDRNYTTTKNKRNHPERMELRKYCPRLKRVTLHRETR from the coding sequence ATGCGAGTGACGGTAACATTGGCATGCATGGAAACCGGCGACCGTAACTATACAACGACCAAAAATAAAAGGAATCACCCGGAGCGAATGGAATTGCGCAAATATTGTCCACGGTTGAAGCGGGTAACGCTTCATCGGGAAACCCGATAG
- a CDS encoding DUF1349 domain-containing protein, translating into MTKRRIAWNSGQWTTEPVSVAEEGLHLKVESREGSDYWEKTLYEFQRDSGHSLLAAWDKDTAIEVTFELDAFTELYDQAGLMLMNAPGQWIKAGIEINDGIPQLATVVTHEYSDWSLAPVPEWVGERVTIRASRLNDAVIIRARTGKHPWRTVRVAPFPARTASQAGPFVCSPTRSGLIVTFTRWVSTLPDSDIHVDPQVEE; encoded by the coding sequence ATGACGAAACGGAGAATTGCTTGGAATTCAGGTCAATGGACAACCGAACCGGTATCGGTGGCAGAGGAAGGGTTGCATCTGAAGGTTGAGTCCAGAGAAGGCAGTGATTATTGGGAGAAAACCCTGTATGAGTTTCAACGTGACAGCGGTCATTCACTGCTTGCGGCGTGGGATAAGGATACGGCCATAGAGGTCACCTTTGAATTGGATGCCTTTACGGAGCTATATGATCAGGCCGGGCTTATGCTAATGAACGCTCCGGGACAGTGGATCAAAGCTGGGATTGAAATCAATGACGGAATCCCCCAGCTGGCCACGGTGGTCACCCATGAATATTCGGATTGGTCACTCGCACCCGTGCCGGAGTGGGTTGGCGAGCGTGTCACGATCCGTGCCTCCAGGCTGAATGATGCGGTCATCATTAGGGCGAGAACCGGGAAGCATCCTTGGCGCACCGTTCGCGTGGCGCCCTTTCCCGCCCGAACAGCAAGTCAGGCCGGGCCTTTTGTCTGTTCGCCTACCCGCTCCGGTCTCATCGTGACCTTCACACGTTGGGTGAGCACACTGCCGGACAGCGACATTCATGTTGATCCGCAGGTGGAAGAGTAG
- a CDS encoding alpha/beta hydrolase, with product MPSKESFAIKELLTAEGFNHKWENAGTIRQYIETLPPYPALPEEQEGFETRCFESGSGLSMNYYISHGALEQGTVVYLHGGAYIEEILPPHFAFAKQWTKRTGFTVIIPNYPTVPAIDAKKLTGLMREFYKYICAEAGSAVFLMGDSAGSALALDMAQSVKETPLAPKGLILLSPWVDAATDNPQIAALGIPEHDVFLQPAGLGEVGRMYAGSLSMDDPAVSPLFGEMGSLSRTVILVGTDDSLLPDARLLRDKLVREGVDSEYWEYENMMHVWPLFPMPEAVEALERLHQWVAYGGGKP from the coding sequence ATGCCGAGCAAAGAAAGTTTTGCTATAAAGGAACTGCTGACCGCAGAGGGATTCAATCATAAATGGGAAAATGCCGGAACGATTCGGCAATATATCGAAACGCTGCCTCCATATCCTGCACTTCCAGAGGAACAGGAGGGATTTGAAACCCGCTGTTTTGAAAGTGGATCCGGCTTGAGTATGAATTATTATATATCGCATGGTGCATTGGAACAGGGGACTGTCGTTTATTTACACGGTGGAGCTTATATCGAAGAGATTCTACCGCCCCATTTCGCTTTTGCCAAACAGTGGACGAAGCGAACCGGATTCACCGTAATTATACCCAATTACCCTACCGTCCCGGCTATTGATGCAAAGAAGCTGACAGGGCTAATGCGCGAATTTTACAAGTACATCTGCGCCGAGGCGGGGAGTGCGGTATTTCTAATGGGCGATTCGGCCGGTAGTGCGCTGGCTCTCGATATGGCCCAATCAGTAAAAGAAACGCCGCTTGCACCAAAAGGGTTAATCCTGCTCTCGCCATGGGTGGATGCAGCTACGGACAATCCCCAGATTGCTGCGCTCGGTATACCGGAGCATGACGTCTTTCTGCAGCCGGCCGGGCTCGGTGAGGTTGGAAGGATGTATGCAGGAAGTCTTTCTATGGACGACCCGGCGGTCAGTCCGTTGTTTGGCGAGATGGGAAGCCTTTCCCGCACGGTCATTCTCGTCGGAACCGATGATTCTCTGCTGCCGGACGCTCGTCTGCTGCGCGATAAACTGGTCCGAGAAGGTGTTGATTCCGAGTACTGGGAATACGAGAACATGATGCATGTGTGGCCTCTGTTTCCGATGCCTGAAGCCGTAGAGGCACTGGAGCGGCTGCATCAATGGGTGGCGTACGGTGGTGGAAAGCCATAA
- a CDS encoding Gfo/Idh/MocA family oxidoreductase, with product MALRIGIIGTGWFSKVHADILSNMDGVQVAAFVGTSQEKAARAAQGYASAKAYSNTEQMLDETKPDAVYICVPPFAHGEIESQLVQRGIPFLVEKPLGTNLATPRQILHGVKKAGLMTSAGYHFRYTDAAMKAAEMLESRKIGMALGYWMGDMPQVYWWRQHEGSGGQFIEQTTHMVDLLRCLLGEVDEVYAAFAHRAMKDIHEGVTVHDVGTATLKLRSGAVATISNTCMLPESDKVGLAIYTEQGVIDIQPDKLIVKEKGRMTEIRNAANPYLRENEAFIHALRTGDASGILSTYEDAVKTMEVTYAALRSAETGVPVKVGE from the coding sequence ATGGCATTGCGAATTGGAATCATAGGCACAGGCTGGTTTAGCAAAGTACATGCAGATATATTATCCAACATGGACGGAGTACAAGTTGCTGCTTTTGTCGGGACAAGTCAGGAGAAGGCGGCACGAGCGGCGCAGGGCTATGCCTCGGCGAAGGCGTATAGCAACACTGAGCAGATGCTGGATGAAACCAAGCCCGATGCGGTTTATATCTGCGTTCCGCCGTTTGCGCATGGAGAGATCGAATCCCAGCTCGTGCAGAGGGGCATTCCTTTTCTGGTTGAGAAGCCGCTAGGGACAAACCTGGCTACGCCAAGACAGATTCTGCATGGGGTGAAGAAGGCCGGATTAATGACGTCCGCCGGGTATCATTTTCGTTATACGGATGCAGCCATGAAGGCTGCCGAGATGCTGGAAAGCCGGAAGATCGGGATGGCTCTTGGCTACTGGATGGGAGACATGCCGCAGGTGTATTGGTGGAGACAACATGAAGGCTCCGGGGGGCAATTTATCGAGCAAACCACTCATATGGTTGACCTGCTTCGCTGCCTGCTTGGTGAAGTGGATGAAGTGTATGCGGCGTTCGCCCATAGAGCTATGAAGGACATTCATGAGGGGGTAACGGTACACGACGTGGGTACCGCGACGCTGAAATTAAGGAGCGGGGCCGTGGCAACGATCTCCAATACCTGCATGCTGCCGGAATCGGATAAGGTAGGCTTGGCTATCTATACGGAGCAGGGAGTCATTGACATTCAACCTGATAAACTCATCGTCAAGGAAAAAGGAAGAATGACGGAAATCCGCAATGCAGCTAATCCTTATCTTCGAGAGAATGAAGCCTTTATCCATGCGCTGCGCACAGGCGATGCTTCCGGAATCTTATCGACTTATGAGGATGCCGTCAAAACCATGGAAGTTACCTATGCGGCTTTGCGGTCGGCTGAAACGGGAGTACCGGTAAAGGTAGGGGAATGA
- a CDS encoding nitrate reductase subunit alpha — MKRKSGLKFFKRMESYSDNWSVLEEKSREWEDMYRKRWSHDKVVRTTHGVNCTGSCSWKVFVKNGIITWENQQIDYPSCGPDMPEFEPRGCPRGASFSWYEYSPLRVKYPYMRGRLWHMWKEALSQHSDPIAAWASIVEDPEKSKSYKQARGKGGHVRVSWQEATKLISAQLIYTIRQYGPDRIAGFTPIPAMSMISYASGARFISLLGGEMLSFYDWYADLPPASPQIWGEQTDVPESSDWYNAGYLIMWGSNVPLTRTPDAHFMTEVRYKGTKVVSVAPDYAENVKFADNWLAPNPGTDAAIAQAMTHVILKEFYHERQEPMFLNYAKQYTDMPFLILLDEFEGGYKAGRFLRASDLGDTTQHAEWKPVIIDENTNEITVPNGTMGQRWEQDKKWNLILEREDGSVIAPALSVEPQGGERQTISFPFFDNNANGTFERHIPAKTIQLADGTQRLVVTVYDLMLSQYGIGQADSGLDADGYKDADSFYTPAWQEKITGVKPSIVVQIAREFAQNSLETGGRSMIIMGAGINHWFNSDTIYRSILNLVILTASQGVNGGGWAHYVGQEKCRPIEGWSTVAFAKDWQGAPRQQNATSFFYFATDQWKYEEMGADSLKSPTGGEIRYQHPADYNVLAARLGWLPSYPQFNKNSLKFAEEAAQQGKTTHEEIVKHTLEQVVSGDTKFAAEDPDAPENFPRSLFVWRSNLISSSAKGQEYFMKHLLGASDSLLSTPNEENKPEEMVWREEVEGKLDLLVALDFRMTSTPMYADVVLPAATWYEKTDLSSTDMHPFVHPFNPAVDPLWESRSDWDIYRTIAEVFSDMAKTHLPGIYKDLVTTPLSHDSISEIAQPYGEVKDWRKGEIEAIPGKTMPNLTVVERDYTKIHDKYITLGPNLATGKVGAHGVSFSVAEEYEELKRLNGTYYDDTIKNGLPKLHTARNAADAILNLSSATNGKVSQRAWESAEQDTGVQLKDISADRAAERITFQSITAQPREVIPTPVFSGSNKMGRRYSPFTTNIERLVPFRTLTGRQHFYIDHEIFLQFGEALPVYKPTLPPMVFGPRDKQITGGKDTLVLRYLTPHGKWNIHSTYQDNLHMLTLFRGGPTVWINNDDAAAHDIQDNDWLEVYNRNGVVTARAVVSHRMPKGTMYMYHAQDKHINVPGSEITKDRGGSHNAPTRIHVKPTQMVGGYAQLSYGFNYYGPIGNQRDVYVAVRKMKEVDWLED; from the coding sequence ATGAAACGAAAGTCGGGGCTGAAGTTCTTCAAGAGGATGGAAAGCTATTCTGACAATTGGTCCGTTCTGGAGGAGAAAAGCAGGGAATGGGAAGATATGTACCGCAAGCGCTGGTCGCATGACAAAGTGGTACGGACGACGCATGGCGTGAACTGCACAGGCTCCTGCAGCTGGAAGGTTTTCGTGAAGAACGGGATCATCACTTGGGAAAACCAACAGATTGATTATCCTTCCTGCGGGCCGGATATGCCGGAATTCGAACCACGCGGATGCCCGCGTGGAGCTTCATTTTCCTGGTATGAATACAGTCCGCTGCGAGTGAAATACCCTTATATGCGCGGCCGGCTATGGCATATGTGGAAAGAGGCCTTAAGCCAACACAGCGATCCGATCGCCGCTTGGGCCAGCATCGTCGAAGATCCGGAGAAGTCCAAGTCCTATAAACAAGCGCGGGGTAAAGGCGGTCATGTCCGTGTGTCCTGGCAGGAGGCCACGAAGCTGATCTCCGCGCAGCTCATTTATACGATCCGCCAATACGGGCCAGACCGGATTGCCGGGTTTACGCCCATTCCGGCCATGTCGATGATCAGCTATGCTTCAGGAGCCAGATTTATTTCCCTGCTTGGGGGAGAAATGCTCAGCTTCTATGACTGGTATGCGGACTTGCCGCCGGCATCTCCACAAATCTGGGGAGAGCAGACGGATGTGCCGGAATCCAGCGATTGGTACAATGCCGGTTACCTTATTATGTGGGGCTCGAACGTGCCGTTAACGCGGACGCCGGACGCCCACTTCATGACGGAGGTGCGGTACAAAGGCACGAAGGTTGTGTCGGTCGCGCCGGACTATGCCGAGAACGTCAAGTTCGCGGACAACTGGCTGGCTCCGAATCCCGGAACCGATGCCGCAATTGCACAGGCCATGACGCATGTTATTTTAAAAGAATTCTATCATGAGCGTCAGGAACCGATGTTCCTGAATTATGCGAAACAATATACGGATATGCCTTTCCTCATTCTATTGGATGAGTTTGAGGGGGGATACAAGGCGGGACGCTTCCTGCGGGCAAGCGATTTGGGCGATACCACGCAGCATGCCGAGTGGAAGCCGGTGATTATCGACGAGAATACCAATGAAATCACGGTTCCGAACGGCACGATGGGGCAGCGCTGGGAGCAGGACAAGAAATGGAACCTGATCCTGGAGCGCGAGGACGGCTCGGTCATTGCGCCGGCGCTATCCGTGGAGCCTCAGGGTGGAGAGCGACAGACGATTTCCTTCCCGTTCTTCGATAACAACGCCAACGGCACTTTCGAACGCCATATTCCGGCGAAGACCATTCAGCTGGCGGACGGGACGCAGCGTCTGGTGGTAACGGTATACGATCTGATGCTGAGCCAGTATGGTATTGGACAGGCAGACAGCGGGCTGGATGCAGACGGGTACAAGGATGCGGACTCCTTCTATACCCCGGCCTGGCAGGAGAAAATCACCGGTGTGAAGCCATCCATCGTGGTTCAGATTGCCCGGGAGTTTGCGCAGAATTCGCTGGAAACCGGCGGTCGCTCGATGATCATCATGGGCGCCGGGATTAACCACTGGTTTAACAGTGACACGATCTACCGTTCCATTTTGAATCTGGTCATTCTAACGGCGTCCCAAGGCGTAAACGGCGGTGGCTGGGCGCATTACGTCGGCCAGGAGAAATGCCGCCCGATCGAGGGCTGGTCCACGGTTGCCTTTGCTAAAGACTGGCAGGGAGCGCCGCGTCAGCAAAACGCCACTTCGTTCTTTTATTTTGCGACTGACCAATGGAAGTACGAAGAAATGGGAGCCGATTCTCTGAAATCGCCAACGGGCGGGGAGATCCGTTACCAGCATCCGGCGGATTACAATGTGCTTGCCGCGAGACTTGGATGGCTTCCATCTTACCCGCAGTTCAACAAAAACAGCCTGAAGTTTGCGGAGGAAGCAGCGCAGCAGGGGAAAACCACCCATGAGGAAATTGTGAAGCATACGCTTGAACAAGTTGTTTCCGGGGATACGAAGTTTGCGGCCGAAGATCCCGATGCGCCTGAAAACTTCCCAAGATCGCTGTTCGTTTGGCGCTCGAACCTGATCTCGAGCTCCGCCAAGGGTCAGGAATATTTCATGAAGCATTTACTGGGCGCTTCGGACAGCCTGCTCTCGACGCCGAATGAAGAGAATAAGCCGGAGGAAATGGTCTGGCGCGAAGAAGTCGAAGGCAAGCTGGATCTGCTTGTTGCCTTGGACTTCCGGATGACATCAACTCCGATGTACGCAGATGTAGTCCTTCCTGCAGCAACCTGGTATGAGAAAACGGACTTGTCTTCAACCGATATGCATCCTTTTGTGCATCCGTTTAATCCGGCAGTGGATCCCCTCTGGGAATCCCGGTCGGACTGGGATATATACCGAACGATTGCCGAAGTCTTCTCAGATATGGCGAAGACCCATCTTCCGGGAATATATAAGGACCTGGTCACCACACCGCTCTCTCATGACTCCATAAGCGAGATCGCCCAGCCATACGGTGAAGTGAAGGATTGGCGCAAGGGGGAGATTGAGGCCATACCTGGCAAAACGATGCCGAATCTGACGGTGGTCGAGCGGGACTATACGAAAATTCATGACAAATATATAACGCTCGGTCCGAACCTGGCTACAGGTAAAGTCGGAGCGCATGGCGTCAGCTTCTCGGTAGCCGAGGAGTATGAAGAGCTGAAGCGTTTGAACGGAACTTATTACGATGACACGATCAAGAATGGCCTGCCCAAACTTCATACGGCGCGAAATGCGGCGGATGCCATTTTGAATCTGTCTTCCGCCACGAATGGCAAGGTATCGCAGCGAGCCTGGGAATCGGCGGAACAGGACACCGGCGTGCAGCTAAAAGACATTTCCGCGGACCGCGCCGCAGAGCGCATCACGTTCCAGAGCATTACGGCCCAGCCGCGGGAAGTCATTCCGACGCCGGTATTCAGCGGATCGAACAAAATGGGCAGAAGATACTCCCCGTTCACAACGAATATTGAACGGCTTGTGCCGTTCCGTACGCTGACCGGCAGACAGCATTTTTATATCGATCACGAAATTTTCCTGCAGTTTGGAGAGGCGCTGCCGGTGTATAAACCGACGCTTCCGCCAATGGTATTCGGACCGCGCGACAAGCAGATTACCGGGGGGAAGGATACACTCGTGCTCCGATATCTGACGCCGCATGGCAAATGGAACATTCACAGCACCTATCAAGATAATCTGCACATGCTGACGCTGTTCCGCGGAGGCCCGACGGTATGGATTAACAACGATGACGCAGCGGCTCACGACATTCAGGACAACGATTGGTTGGAAGTATACAACCGCAACGGGGTCGTCACCGCTCGCGCCGTCGTCAGTCACCGGATGCCGAAAGGCACGATGTACATGTATCACGCGCAGGATAAACACATCAACGTGCCGGGCTCGGAAATTACGAAGGATCGCGGCGGCAGCCACAATGCGCCGACGAGA